A DNA window from Vigna angularis cultivar LongXiaoDou No.4 chromosome 1, ASM1680809v1, whole genome shotgun sequence contains the following coding sequences:
- the LOC108342700 gene encoding copper chaperone for superoxide dismutase, chloroplastic/cytosolic isoform X1 codes for MAFLRSVATTATAVAAIPAAFAFSSVSSSSSSSSSSFSRSSESSNSSNRFGLLKTLATPPSVLHMDHKLSSQPDDAVLPELLTEYMVDMKCEGCVNAVKNKLHEINGVKNVEVDLSNQVVRILGSTPVKTMTEALEQTGRKARLIGQGIPEDFLISAAVSEFKGPDIFGVVRLAQVNMELARIEANFSGLSPGKHGWSINEFGDLTRGAASTGKIFNPINEENTKEPLGDLGTLEANENGDAFYTGVKEKLRVADLIGRSMVVYATEDKTKHGITAAVIARSAGVGENYKKLCTCDGTTIWDATDKDFVSSKV; via the exons ATGGCATTTCTGAGGTCAGTAGCAACAACAGCAACTGCTGTAGCAGCTATTCCTGCAGCCTTCGCCTTCTCTTctgtttcatcttcttcatcatcgtcatcttcctctttctctcGCTCTTCCGAATCTTCCAATTCCTCCAATAGATTCGGCCTTCTCAAAACACTTGCTACCCCTCCCTCTGTTCTCCACATGGATCACAAACTCTCTTCTCAG CCTGATGATGCCGTCTTGCCCGAGTTACTG ACGGAGTACATGGTGGATATGAAATGCGAAGGTTGTGTTAATGCTGTCAAAAATAAGTTGCACGAGATTAATG GAGTTAAGAACGTAGAGGTGGACTTGAGCAATCAGGTTGTAAGGATTCTTGGTTCAACGCCGGTTAAGACCATGACTGAAGCCTTGGAGCAGACTGGTAGAAAAGCCCGGTTAATTGGACAAGGAATACCGGAAG ATTTCTTGATATCTGCTGCTGTTTCCGAATTCAAAGGTCCAGATATTTTTGGTGTTGTTCGCCTGGCTCAAGTAAACATGGAACTAGCTAGGATTGAAGCCAACTTTAGTGGGCTGTCACCAGGAAAGCACGGTTGGTCTATTAATGAGTTCGGAGATCTGACTAGAGGTGCAGCAAGCACTGGTAAAATATTCAATCCGATAAATGAGGAAAACACCAAAGAG CCACTTGGCGACCTGGGAACACTAGAAGCCAATGAAAATGGTGATGCCTTCTACACTGGGGTCAAAGAAAAACTGAGGGTGGCAGATCTTATTGGAAGATCTATGGTGGTATATGCAActgaagataaaacaaaacatggTATAACTGCTGCAGTAATTGCCAGAAGTGCAGGAGTGGGCGAGAACTATAAAAAGCTCTGTACGTGTGATGGCACCACTATATGGGATGCCACGGATAAGGATTTTGTATCCAGCAAGGTCTGA
- the LOC108342700 gene encoding copper chaperone for superoxide dismutase, chloroplastic/cytosolic isoform X2: MAFLRSVATTATAVAAIPAAFAFSSVSSSSSSSSSSFSRSSESSNSSNRFGLLKTLATPPSVLHMDHKLSSQPDDAVLPELLTEYMVDMKCEGCVNAVKNKLHEINGVKNVEVDLSNQVVRILGSTPVKTMTEALEQTGRKARLIGQGIPEDFLISAAVSEFKGPDIFGVVRLAQVNMELARIEANFSGLSPGKHGWSINEFGDLTRGAASTGKIFNPINEENTKESAVAFGASRVESDASSSTICSMRSKRNRKHVDKFQGGNLKAHDLHHHVYELA; this comes from the exons ATGGCATTTCTGAGGTCAGTAGCAACAACAGCAACTGCTGTAGCAGCTATTCCTGCAGCCTTCGCCTTCTCTTctgtttcatcttcttcatcatcgtcatcttcctctttctctcGCTCTTCCGAATCTTCCAATTCCTCCAATAGATTCGGCCTTCTCAAAACACTTGCTACCCCTCCCTCTGTTCTCCACATGGATCACAAACTCTCTTCTCAG CCTGATGATGCCGTCTTGCCCGAGTTACTG ACGGAGTACATGGTGGATATGAAATGCGAAGGTTGTGTTAATGCTGTCAAAAATAAGTTGCACGAGATTAATG GAGTTAAGAACGTAGAGGTGGACTTGAGCAATCAGGTTGTAAGGATTCTTGGTTCAACGCCGGTTAAGACCATGACTGAAGCCTTGGAGCAGACTGGTAGAAAAGCCCGGTTAATTGGACAAGGAATACCGGAAG ATTTCTTGATATCTGCTGCTGTTTCCGAATTCAAAGGTCCAGATATTTTTGGTGTTGTTCGCCTGGCTCAAGTAAACATGGAACTAGCTAGGATTGAAGCCAACTTTAGTGGGCTGTCACCAGGAAAGCACGGTTGGTCTATTAATGAGTTCGGAGATCTGACTAGAGGTGCAGCAAGCACTGGTAAAATATTCAATCCGATAAATGAGGAAAACACCAAAGAG AGTGCAGTTGCATTTGGGGCGAGTCGAGTGGAGAGTGATGCTTCTTCCAGTACAATCTGCAGTATGAGATCGAAGAGAAATAGAAAACATGTTGATAAATTTCAGGGAGGAAATCTAAAG GCCCATGATCTACATCATCATGTCTACGAGCTTGCATAG
- the LOC108333619 gene encoding non-specific lipid transfer protein GPI-anchored 7, whose protein sequence is MGGCKCLLSLVVVLALTMSLAEAQSGTTGTCAQELIPCMDYLNSTGTPPSSCCDPLKLTVENELACLCNLFYTPGLLQTFNISIDSALGLSRRCGVTSDLTNCNAPAPASRAPPATPGAGESGAGKVTFTGISFLLLFWVSMLFN, encoded by the exons atgggtggatgcaaatgtttgcTGTCGTTGGTGGTGGTTTTGGCCTTGACGATGAGTTTGGCAGAGGCGCAATCTGGAACTACCGGCACTTGCGCCCAAGAGCTGATTCCGTGCATGGACTACTTGAATTCCACCGGCACCCCACCCAGTTCTTGCTGCGACCCACTCAAGCTAACCGTAGAAAACGAACTCGCTTGCCTCTGCAACCTTTTCTACACCCCTGGCCTGCTTCAAACTTTCAATATCTCTATCGACAGTGCTCTCGGTCTCAGTCGCCGCTGCGGCGTCACCAGTGATCTCACCAACTGCAATG CTCCTGCTCCCGCTTCAAGGGCACCTCCAG CGACTCCTGGAGCAGGTGAATCAGGAGCAGGCAAAGTAACATTCACGGGGATTTCTTTCCTCCTCTTATTTTGGGTATCTATGCTGTTTAATTAA